A stretch of the Papaver somniferum cultivar HN1 chromosome 6, ASM357369v1, whole genome shotgun sequence genome encodes the following:
- the LOC113291918 gene encoding F-box/kelch-repeat protein At3g06240-like: MSRLPEDNNVLSSTSSPFLGHALEIDYPCMSPEYVPEILGSCNGLVCIESSSESIFIWNPATREYKTLPKALIGYPSADMKGADYRFLYGFGFDCKNDDYKVLRMVDVEVAKVSEARVYSLRSNSWKILGFVPYDLSFSKTNGILLNGVLHWVATVWCYCLL; this comes from the coding sequence atgtcAAGGTTACCAGAGGATAATAATGTActgtcatcaacatcatcaccatTTTTAGGTCATGCTCTTGAGATTGATTATCCGTGTATGTCCCCAGAATATGTGCCTGAAATTCTCGGTTCTTGTAATGGCTTGGTTTGCATAGAATCATCTTCTGAAAGTATTTTCATTTGGAACCCGGCTACTAGAGAATATAAAACACTACCAAAAGCCCTAATTGGGTATCCTTCTGCTGACATGAAAGGAGCAGATTATAGATTTCTATATGGGTTTGGGTttgattgcaagaatgatgattaTAAGGTGTTAAGGATGGTGGATGTTGAAGTAGCTAAAGTTTCTGAAGCTAGGGTTTACTCCTTAAgatcaaattcatggaaaatacTTGGTTTCGTTCCTTATGATCTCTCATTCAGTAAAACTAATGGGATTCTTCTTAATGGTGTTCTTCATTGGGTTGCTACTGTCTGGTGTTATTGTTTGTTATAA